The Candidatus Firestonebacteria bacterium RIFOXYD2_FULL_39_29 sequence GAATGTGCTGTTTGTCTGTCAGCGCAATCAGTGTTTTAATCAGCGATATCATTTGCTGGCAAAATAGAAAAAATAATTCAGAAATATTGGTGTGATAATAAATTAAGTTGGTGATAGAAAGGCGGTATGAAAGAGATTGCGCTGATTAAAGTGTTGATTTCGCGGATATAAAAAAGAGGTCTATTTGTGTGTTATCAGTGGAGTCAGTTTTTAGAATCAGCGATATCATCTGATGGCAGAATAGTAAAAATAATTCAGAAATATTGGTGTGATTACAAAGTAAGAGTGGGGGATATATGAAAATCGGTTTTATCGGTGCGGGAAATATGGCAGAGGCTATAATTGCCGGTCTCTTGAAGTCAAAAACTGCAGAATCCTCAGATATTCTTGTCAGTGATCTTTTAAGACCCCGACTGGCTGAATTAGAAAAAAAATATGGCGTAGTACCTGCCGCCTCTAACAGGGCTGTTATAAGTAACTGTGAAGCAATAATCATTGCAGTTAAACCTAAAGATGCCGATTTTGTTCGAGAAGCCTTAACGGTAATAAAACCGGCTTCTTTTGTTATTTCTATTATGGCAGGGATAACTACAGGTTATTTTGAAAAAACAGATTTGAAGATTCCTGTTATCCGTGTTATGCCTAATACCCCTGCGCTGGTACTTGCAGGCATGGCAGGAATTTGCAAAGGGAAAAATGCAACCAAAGCTCATCTTGAGAAAGCCAAATTAATACTTTCAGCCGTAGGCAAAGTGATTGAAGTAGAGGAAAAACTTATGGATGCTGTAACATCAATCAGCGGGAGCGGACCGGCTTATGTGTTTTTATTCGCAGAAGCCTTGCTTGAAGCTGCAAAAAAGAGCGGAATTGATAAGGCAATAGCAAAAATACTGGTGGCAAACACACTGATGGGCGCAGCAAAGATGATTTTAGAATCAGGCGAAGAACCTTCCATTTTAAGAGAAAAAGTAACCTCTCCGGGCGGTACAACTGCTGCAGCGCTCGAAGTTTTTGAAAGTATGAAATTTAAAG is a genomic window containing:
- a CDS encoding pyrroline-5-carboxylate reductase, with product MKIGFIGAGNMAEAIIAGLLKSKTAESSDILVSDLLRPRLAELEKKYGVVPAASNRAVISNCEAIIIAVKPKDADFVREALTVIKPASFVISIMAGITTGYFEKTDLKIPVIRVMPNTPALVLAGMAGICKGKNATKAHLEKAKLILSAVGKVIEVEEKLMDAVTSISGSGPAYVFLFAEALLEAAKKSGIDKAIAKILVANTLMGAAKMILESGEEPSILREKVTSPGGTTAAALEVFESMKFKEIVGKAVEAAEKRSKEMTK